The Antechinus flavipes isolate AdamAnt ecotype Samford, QLD, Australia chromosome 4, AdamAnt_v2, whole genome shotgun sequence genomic interval ttattttcagattttatatatatacacacatatacacacactttaatttttgtttggCTACCGAATTGTATAAAAAAGgtgttttggtttatttgttttttcccctcggTGTtaggtatatttatttattgtgaaaCTCATATTTGGTGGGAAAGAGATTTAATATAAAGTATGAGATCCTGCTTCCTCCATTAATGAAACAGCAATCAGAAGTTGAATTGGACCACATCTCCTAGAACAAAGTTTTTTAAACTGGGGGTCTTGTAACAATTGAATAAGGGAGTCCTGACTTTATGACTTATTGtaaacatttgatttttatatatattttacatatccACATACCCCTGTGACAGGGAAAAATTCTTTGGGCAAAAAgggattgtgagtggaaaaagtttaagaagccttgctgtAGATTAACAATATTTAAGGGAGTAGATTCTAATCTTTCTCTAGCTTCTGGTCCCAACTTTGTTTCCCTTTCTAGTAGGAAATGGTCGCTCTTGGAGAAGGGTTGGGGAGAAGTGACTAAAGATATCTATTTTTGTTCCTTTACAGTCACACAATAAGTGTACTCCATGCTATacgggagggagggggaaagaggttCAGCCTTCCTAcaacaggatcatagatttaaacctggaagaaacctcagagacaTCCATTTTAATCCCTTAATTTTACATGgggaaaatgaggtccagagacATAAAGGTCATACAGGCAGAATCGGAACTTGAAATCAATCAAGTAAATAACCATTTTCCCACTATATTCAGTGTTCTCAAAGTATgtggatctctgaaacccttttagagggtctacaaattctaaaatagtttttatttccaatatggtaaatgtctataaatataatccagataaacaaaaatgctttggagagatcctcaataatttttaataggataaagatactgaaaacaaaagtttgagaatcactgatatATATCATtaccactttttaaaattcaattttacttaTTTTGGTTCTTCATAAATTTCATTTTGGGTTCCTTATCACCCTAAGATTTAGTTatgaatgttttttctttctccccttttctcctggTCCAATTAAAAATCAACCAGCTAGGGTCAAAATTGTATCTTTCCTCTCAGTAGGTGTACATTAAAAAGATTACTGGAAAGGACCAGGAAGAAAGCAAGTTTCCTTGTCCAACCACAAGCCAGCTTCAAACACAACAATCAAGACCTATGGCCAAGACCACGAATAAAGGAGAGTGGGTGTGCACGGGAGCGCGTTCGTCCCACTTGATGAGGGAAAATGAAGAGGACCGAACTGGAAGGGGACGGGGATCCCAGCGTTATTTTGCAGTAAACACCATCTCAGAAACTTCCATTTGAGAACTCCGGGGgccatctccccctccccccatcctcgCCCCTAGAATCCAGCACACACAGACTCTGccgttgtttcatttttttcactttattcatttTGGAGTAAGAAGGAATGAGTGGGGTGAGAGTCGAGGCTTCAACTCTACAATTTCCATCCCAGGGATGGCTGGGGACGGGAGAGATCAGGTACTGAGACAGTCAGCCGAGTCCAGAGACAGGAAAACATCCGCCTTGCACTGAAAAGTCCCGAGCCCGTCAGGGAGCAGCTCGCAGCTCTGCAGATTCGGAGCGATGTCCTTCACGCACACCGCCTAGGCAAGGAGGGGCCGCGACAGACGTAAGGAGCGAGCTGCCCCAGCCTCCCTCAGGGACTTCCCGAGCCTTTCCCAGACCCGGGCCGTCCTCGTCATCCGCCACTCTCACCCACAGCCCTCTGAATTCTCTCGGGCCACTTACTTTGCTTTGTCCCGTTGCGGGACGCCCTAGTCACCCCCATACTCACGAGGCTCCGAAGGCTGGTTCGAGACTCGGGAAAGGCGCCGTTCCCCATGTCTCCACTGTCCTGCACCGGGTCAGAGCGCCGGGCATAAGGGGAGCGGCGGATGCCCGACAGCAGCCCCGACGCCCGGCCCACGGAGTAGTAGCTGGGTCCGGCGGATTGCTTGTACCAGGCGTGACCGGGGGGCACAAGCAGGAGGCCGAGCGCCAGGATGGCCGCCACCAGCTTCCCGGAGGCAGGCATTGGGGAGCGCAGATGAGACACACTAAAGACGAACAAGCGGTAGTACCCGCTCTGACAGCCAGGAGCTCTGAGCCTCGAAGGAGCCCGACTGCTCCTTATATTGGCAGCGGGGAAGGGCATATTGCGCGAAAAACGGAGGTGGAGGCGAGCCTGGGGGGCTCAGCGCCCTCCCTCCTGGTGCAGCACCCCAAACACGAAAAAGACGGAAGGCTAGCGTAGCAAAGTAAGGAGGGGGGAACCTGCGGGGGCGGAGCCCGCTCTGAAGCACCACCTCCACTTTGCGGAGTTGTCAACAGAAGCTGTGAGAAATTCTTTGCTCTCCTTCAGAGATGGAAATCTATGGCGAAGGGGGGacggaggggaggagggggggagagggtgaaagaggagggaggaaccTTTGGTCTAGGAACCTGGAGATCCTGGACATCCCTGAGTCCAGCCACTCCTTGGAGCTGGCTCAGCGATGATTTCCCTCCCTCTGATTTAGAGTCTGGAAGATCCAGTAGATCTAGTAGCTCAATGAACATAAGGACTTCAAAGCAGCCTAGATAAAGAATTGAATTTCCTACACCTGGTCAGAACCCAGACTTAGGAGTCCAGGCTGTGACAGGCTGGATGCTCTTAGAACCTACTGCCATTCCAATCTTTCCAAATATAGAAATCCAGCCCTTTCTAATGGACCCCTTTTACACAATTCAAGGGATCAAAGGccaattgttttaaaaagttcacacaccattttaaatggaaaatgtgGACCAATTCTCAATGGACCTCCAGTCATTGGAGTTTGTCCTAATTTACTTAATCCTAGAAACCCCAAGTTCAGAATGGGGAAAAGCCAAATGACATCAAGCATAGTTTGTTAGGGGTCAGGGCAATGGTGACAAATTCTGATATGCAGTAGGAGAAAGTAGGAAGCTGGGACTCCTGAGATAACCATagaaagaaacatatttgaaggaAGTTTTTAAgattggaggaggaagaggaaagtcGTACTTCCTCAACTATTCTTACCCCAAATCATGCCCCTTCCAGGATTATAAGACTGATAAAAATAGGATTATATTCAAAAgtatctcaaatatttattagatgcaCACTGTATGCAAAAAATTACTTTAAGTGCCCCAGGAAATAGAGAGTTCGAAAGGCCCTACCCTCAAGATACTTAGTTTTTATTAGGCAAGCTTTATTTTTGCAGCTTCCCTAGGAAAAGAATACATCTGGCTTATGGCTTGCCCAAGACGCTGGAAACAGCTTCTGGCATTACTGGCACCAGCTTGTAAAAGTTATCTGAACCCTGAAGGACACAGTACGAGTGGAAAACAAGCTATCTGTATATTGAAATTAAATTAGATTATCTCTAGGCTGccttttttccatctcttaacAGCCTATGATTTTATGGCACAGGATTTGAAAATGactacaaataaaagaaaatgacaatgaaacaCCTGTCAAGCTGGGTGTACTGGTAACCTGTAACTAGGAAGAATGAGGCTGGCCAAGCTCCTGAACatgggagttctgagctgcaatTTTGTTCTACATCAAGTACAAATTTAACATGGGGAGACTCTCAC includes:
- the NPB gene encoding neuropeptide B, whose product is MPFPAANIRSSRAPSRLRAPGCQSGYYRLFVFSVSHLRSPMPASGKLVAAILALGLLLVPPGHAWYKQSAGPSYYSVGRASGLLSGIRRSPYARRSDPVQDSGDMGNGAFPESRTSLRSLAVCVKDIAPNLQSCELLPDGLGTFQCKADVFLSLDSADCLST